A window from Myxocyprinus asiaticus isolate MX2 ecotype Aquarium Trade chromosome 37, UBuf_Myxa_2, whole genome shotgun sequence encodes these proteins:
- the LOC127428217 gene encoding olfactomedin-like protein 3A — MRALQLLVLVFSGLVGAQQQALMDYLERRLLAIEDRISLWHEQTSRYASELREFKQQMVAQLEGLGKSREALQSELDTVGTRVDRVEREMDYLETQNGAQPCVDVDDKLVEQQVMVVKERNKAKYAKLTDCSDMISSIKAMKILKRVGGTKGMWTKDMGSANGKVYILNGTDDNTLYEFGTVREFTSSQGTSGATTIQLPSSWRGMGHAVYKNHLYYVKKGEGLMKFDLQKSIVVDSAVFPAKNHLPVYSLNPETVIDLAVDEEGLWAIYATQENERHISLAKIDPKTLDIEQMWDTPCVREDAEAAFVICGTVYVVYNSKLPSRSRIQCVFDVSDMVTNDDAPHVYFPKRYGTHSSLKYSPVEQLLYAWDDGYQILYKLQMKKKLEV; from the exons ATGAGAGCCCTCCAGCTCCTTGTCCTTGTTTTCTCTGGCCTTGTAGGGGCACAGCAGCAGGCACTTATGGACTACTTGGAGAGAAGACTTCTTGCCATCGAG GACCGCATCTCCTTGTGGCATGAGCAGACAAGCCGCTACGCCTCTGAGCTGCGCGAGTTCAAGCAGCAGATGGTGGCACAGCTAGAGGGCCTGGGCAAGAGCAGGGAGGCGCTGCAGAGCGAGCTGGACACAGTGGGCACGCGTGTAGATCGcgtggagagagagatggactACCTCGAAACACAGAATGGTGCACAACCTTGCGTGGACGTggatgacaagctggtggagcAGCAGGTGATGGTTGTCAAAGAGAGGAACAAAGCCAAGTACGCCAAGCTCACAG ACTGTAGTGACATGATCTCCAGCATCAAAGCCATGAAGATCCTCAAACGAGTTGGGGGCACGAAGGGGATGTGGACCAAAGACATGGGAAGTGCCAATGGGAAGGTCTACATCTTAAATGGGACAGATGATAATACCCTTTATGAGTTTGGTACAGTCCGTGAATTTACTTCCTCACAGGGTACATCAGGGGCCACTACCATCCAGCTTCCCTCCTCCTGGCGTGGTATGGGCCACGCTGTCTACAAAAACCATTTGTACTATGTGAAGAAGGGTGAGGGACTAATGAAGTTTGATCTTCAGAAGAGCATAGTCGTGGACAGTGCTGTGTTTCCAGCTAAAAACCACCTCCCCGTTTATAGCCTGAATCCAGAGACTGTCATTGATCTAGCAGtggatgaagaaggtctttgggCCATCTATGCCACTCAGGAGAATGAAAGGCACATCTCTCTTGCAAAGATAGACCCCAAAACGCTTGACATCGAACAGATGTGGGACACCCCTTGTGTGAGGGAGGACGCAGAGGCGGCGTTTGTGATCTGCGGTACCGTCTATGTGGTCTACAACTCTAAACTACCCAGCCGCTCCCGAATTCAGTGCGTCTTTGATGTCAGTGATATGGTCACAAATGACGACGCTCCACATGTGTACTTTCCCAAGAGATACGGCACTCATTCCAGCCTGAAATATAGCCCCGTGGAGCAGCTGCTTTACGCCTGGGATGATGGCTATCAAATCCTCTACAAACTCCAAATGAAAAAGAAGCTGGAGGTGTAG